A window from Methanobacterium sp. encodes these proteins:
- a CDS encoding DUF1802 family protein encodes MMKTKKCLNEWNATIEALGHGKQTILIRKYGTALNEFLLYPTVSYAAKNNYLNSFKKEYQSFVEENALPKKESNKFEVKYFAKVEEVIEKPSQRIGYFNKYHIWTKNHVKSYLGSGKAHIWILRVYKLKNPVMAERSRALIFANLNENISLKDIEPVLSDEEFSKIVKEI; translated from the coding sequence ATGATGAAAACAAAAAAATGCCTTAATGAATGGAACGCAACTATAGAAGCATTAGGACATGGAAAACAAACTATTTTAATAAGAAAATATGGAACTGCTCTTAATGAATTTCTTTTGTACCCAACTGTTAGCTATGCTGCAAAAAACAACTATTTAAATAGTTTTAAAAAGGAATATCAATCGTTTGTAGAAGAAAATGCCCTCCCAAAAAAAGAGAGCAATAAATTTGAAGTCAAATATTTTGCGAAAGTCGAAGAAGTAATTGAAAAGCCTTCACAGAGAATAGGATATTTTAATAAATATCACATTTGGACAAAAAATCATGTTAAATCATATTTGGGCAGTGGAAAAGCTCATATATGGATTTTGAGAGTTTATAAACTGAAAAATCCAGTAATGGCCGAAAGAAGTAGGGCGCTTATATTTGCTAATTTAAATGAGAATATTTCTCTTAAAGACATTGAGCCGGTTCTTAGTGATGAAGAGTTTTCTAAAATTGTTAAGGAAATATGA
- a CDS encoding restriction endonuclease, whose product MTIWLVRAGKHGESEEEVLNNNIAAIGWVELPDLSHIKSREELKELFDKIYPGKKKMSAANEAGQVWSFLKRIKIGDLVILPSKFHASIAIGTVNGSYKYRTDLSSNTFHTRPVEWIKTDIPRTAFDQDLLYSLGAFMTVCQIKRNNAENRIKKILMGKYEESENANGSNNVIGSLDEDLESDSVLDIEQAAKDQISKFIIQKFKGHDLPRLVEGVLQAQGYMTEISKPGPDGGVDILAGAGPMGFDNPRICVQVKSSQSPVDVNILRSLKGTMNDFNADQGLLVSWGGFKDSVLKESKRSFFNVRLWDSDDLIKAIFKNYDNLSDSLQAELPLKRMWALVMDEE is encoded by the coding sequence ATGACTATTTGGTTAGTTAGAGCAGGTAAACATGGTGAAAGTGAGGAAGAGGTATTAAACAACAATATTGCAGCGATAGGGTGGGTAGAATTACCAGACTTATCGCATATTAAGAGTAGGGAAGAACTTAAAGAACTCTTTGATAAGATATATCCTGGAAAAAAGAAAATGTCCGCTGCAAATGAAGCTGGACAAGTTTGGTCATTTCTAAAAAGGATTAAAATTGGTGATCTTGTTATATTACCATCTAAATTTCACGCATCAATTGCAATTGGAACAGTTAATGGCTCCTATAAATACAGAACTGATCTTTCGTCAAATACTTTCCACACAAGACCTGTTGAATGGATTAAAACAGACATTCCCCGAACTGCTTTCGATCAAGATTTACTTTATTCTTTGGGCGCATTTATGACTGTATGTCAGATTAAACGTAATAATGCTGAAAATAGGATTAAAAAGATATTAATGGGAAAATATGAAGAATCAGAAAACGCAAATGGTTCTAATAATGTAATCGGTAGTTTGGATGAAGATTTAGAGTCAGACTCAGTTCTAGATATTGAACAGGCTGCAAAGGATCAAATAAGTAAATTTATTATTCAAAAATTTAAGGGGCATGACTTGCCACGCTTAGTAGAAGGCGTTCTTCAAGCTCAAGGATATATGACTGAAATATCAAAGCCAGGACCAGATGGAGGCGTAGATATTTTAGCTGGTGCTGGGCCAATGGGTTTTGATAATCCCAGAATTTGCGTACAAGTTAAATCATCTCAATCTCCAGTAGATGTCAATATTTTAAGAAGTTTGAAGGGCACAATGAATGATTTCAACGCTGATCAGGGCCTTTTAGTTTCATGGGGAGGATTTAAAGATTCAGTATTAAAAGAATCTAAAAGAAGCTTTTTTAATGTTCGACTTTGGGATTCTGATGATTTGATAAAGGCTATTTTTAAAAATTATGATAATTTATCGGATTCATTACAAGCAGAATTACCTCTTAAAAGGATGTGGGCTTTAGTTATGGATGAAGAATAA